One Spirochaeta africana DSM 8902 genomic window carries:
- the pyk gene encoding pyruvate kinase: MMMNTLRKTRIVCTIGPAVDDVETIKGMLKAGMNVARFNFSHDYHEIHAQRIEKVRQASRETKIPVAILLDTKGPEIRTGQIKDGGKINLENGKKITLTTEQVEGTAELLSISYQKLPEEVTPGTHILVADGVVDLEVESVDGNKIHCLIRAGGQLGSKKNVNVPGIKTSLPAITEKDRDDIVFGAKNNVDFIAASFIRKAADVQEILDLLAEHDSQTRVISKIEDQEGLDNIDDIINVSHGIMIARGDLGVQLPPEKIPMAQKRITEKCNRQNKPVITATQMLDSMINNPSPTRAELTDVANAIFDGTDAIMLSGETASGDYPIKSVETMHNVAMAVETSPEFLERTEKYFAFHETTGEIGHAVAKSAYLLAQAVDATAIVTPTLRGNTPRLLSKFRPKQNVIAVTTSETAYRQLLVQWGVFPILAEFVNNSEVMIQNALRAAQKSGFIRRNDKVVTAAGLPLNSPIPMNTIKVHFMGNILNRGQDGAGAKTAGLLIKGETLSDAAAKAPKDTSYVLLAKTISSSDKLELLKNAAGLIVEEPLTDLKALTAINSDLVVVSGVPSAHAQFEEGLMVSLDGVEKIIYEGALED; encoded by the coding sequence ATGATGATGAACACATTACGCAAGACCCGCATCGTTTGTACCATCGGCCCCGCCGTTGATGATGTGGAGACTATCAAAGGCATGCTCAAGGCCGGCATGAATGTTGCCCGGTTCAATTTTTCGCATGACTACCATGAAATCCACGCCCAGCGCATCGAAAAGGTGCGCCAGGCAAGCCGCGAAACCAAAATCCCGGTAGCTATCCTGCTGGACACCAAGGGACCGGAGATTCGCACCGGCCAGATCAAGGATGGCGGTAAAATCAATCTGGAGAACGGAAAAAAGATCACCCTGACCACCGAACAGGTAGAGGGCACTGCCGAGCTCCTGAGCATCAGCTATCAGAAACTCCCCGAAGAGGTTACCCCCGGCACTCATATCCTTGTTGCCGACGGCGTAGTCGACCTTGAGGTTGAATCGGTAGACGGCAACAAGATCCATTGTCTGATCCGCGCGGGCGGACAGCTGGGCAGCAAGAAAAACGTGAATGTTCCCGGCATCAAGACCAGCCTGCCGGCCATCACCGAGAAGGATCGCGACGACATCGTATTCGGCGCCAAGAACAACGTTGACTTCATCGCTGCATCCTTTATCCGCAAGGCCGCCGATGTACAGGAGATACTCGATCTGCTGGCTGAACATGACTCTCAGACCCGTGTCATCTCCAAGATCGAGGATCAGGAAGGCCTGGACAACATCGATGACATCATCAATGTATCTCATGGCATCATGATTGCGCGTGGCGACCTCGGGGTGCAGCTGCCGCCGGAAAAAATTCCCATGGCACAGAAACGCATCACCGAGAAGTGCAACCGCCAGAACAAGCCGGTTATTACCGCTACCCAGATGCTCGACTCGATGATCAACAATCCCAGCCCTACCCGTGCAGAGCTTACCGACGTTGCCAATGCAATCTTTGATGGCACCGATGCTATCATGCTGAGCGGTGAAACTGCCAGCGGCGATTATCCGATCAAGTCCGTGGAGACCATGCACAATGTTGCCATGGCAGTCGAAACCTCGCCCGAGTTTCTTGAACGTACAGAGAAATATTTCGCTTTCCATGAGACAACCGGCGAAATTGGCCATGCAGTAGCAAAATCCGCATATCTGCTGGCACAGGCTGTCGATGCAACCGCGATTGTTACCCCTACCCTGCGCGGCAACACCCCGCGCCTGCTGAGCAAGTTCCGCCCGAAGCAGAACGTAATTGCGGTAACCACCAGTGAAACCGCATATCGGCAGCTGCTGGTTCAGTGGGGGGTATTCCCGATTCTGGCAGAGTTTGTAAACAACTCCGAGGTCATGATTCAGAACGCCCTGCGTGCTGCGCAGAAATCAGGCTTTATCCGCCGCAACGACAAAGTCGTAACCGCTGCCGGTCTGCCGCTGAATTCTCCGATCCCGATGAACACCATCAAGGTGCATTTTATGGGCAACATTCTGAACCGAGGACAGGACGGCGCCGGGGCCAAAACAGCCGGCCTGCTGATCAAGGGAGAAACCCTGAGCGACGCTGCAGCCAAGGCCCCCAAAGACACCTCGTACGTGCTGCTTGCCAAGACTATCAGCAGCAGCGACAAGCTTGAGCTGCTGAAAAATGCTGCCGGCCTGATCGTTGAGGAACCGCTGACTGATCTGAAGGCACTCACTGCCATAAACAGCGACCTGGTTGTGGTAAGCGGTGTACCCAGTGCACACGCCCAGTTCGAGGAAGGTCTGATGGTCAGCCTCGACGGAGTCGAAAAGATCATCTACGAGGGTGCTCTGGAGGACTAA
- the rseP gene encoding RIP metalloprotease RseP produces MLLNILLGLIGLGFLVVIHEWGHFIAARLCGVQVEAFSVGWGPVLYQREYRGTAYRISAIPLGGYCKMKGAESLQQAIDQKAASVPQETGSFYAASWWQRILILAAGPAVNVLAAILFFFVVYAVGYSYETFPNRVVVADTDTPAAAAGLETGDYILKIQDKAAATFDDIRREIGGNAGRQLRIEYQRNGSRATTTVAPEMVPESGMGRIGIFPFIEPVISDSGLSDYWHSTGLQPGDRLQALNSIEIEHAVAFEQGLRQLTADDLPISLQVERRTGNLEVIISTLPDDPQQLVLPWQTITAESPRAGPIGLAGLAIGETWDTLVLAGRSLRILFSGVEVTQAVSGPVQITHMVGEVATASFASGMQTGIVAVLQFLGLISIILAFMNLLPIPALDGGQIVLAIAGRISPKPLSPRFIARYQNIGALMVLLLIAFAVTSDILFLFQG; encoded by the coding sequence ATGCTGCTGAACATCCTGCTGGGCCTGATAGGCCTCGGCTTTCTGGTGGTGATCCATGAGTGGGGTCACTTTATTGCTGCCCGTCTGTGCGGGGTGCAGGTCGAAGCCTTTTCGGTAGGCTGGGGACCAGTCCTGTACCAACGGGAATACCGTGGCACGGCCTATCGAATCTCGGCAATTCCACTCGGCGGTTACTGCAAGATGAAGGGCGCAGAATCCCTGCAGCAGGCAATCGATCAGAAGGCTGCGAGTGTGCCACAGGAAACCGGCAGTTTTTATGCGGCATCCTGGTGGCAACGTATCCTGATCCTGGCTGCAGGCCCGGCCGTAAATGTACTGGCCGCTATCCTCTTCTTTTTTGTAGTCTATGCGGTTGGCTACAGCTATGAAACCTTTCCCAACCGGGTCGTTGTCGCCGACACCGACACCCCTGCAGCTGCTGCCGGACTGGAAACCGGGGACTACATCCTGAAGATCCAGGACAAGGCGGCCGCTACCTTCGATGATATCCGTCGGGAGATTGGCGGCAATGCCGGCCGACAGCTGAGGATCGAGTACCAGCGCAATGGCAGCCGCGCCACCACCACCGTGGCACCCGAGATGGTTCCCGAATCGGGAATGGGACGGATCGGCATCTTTCCGTTTATTGAACCGGTAATCAGTGATTCCGGACTCAGTGACTACTGGCATTCGACTGGCCTTCAGCCTGGCGACCGTCTGCAGGCCCTGAACAGCATTGAGATTGAACATGCGGTAGCTTTTGAACAGGGGCTGCGCCAGCTCACCGCCGATGATCTACCGATCTCTCTGCAGGTAGAGCGCAGGACTGGCAATCTCGAGGTTATCATTTCCACCCTGCCGGACGACCCGCAGCAGCTTGTCCTGCCATGGCAAACCATTACCGCTGAAAGCCCCAGGGCAGGACCAATCGGCCTGGCTGGCCTGGCCATCGGCGAGACCTGGGACACCCTTGTTCTGGCCGGCCGCAGCCTGCGCATACTCTTCAGCGGGGTCGAGGTTACCCAGGCCGTGTCCGGGCCAGTACAGATCACCCACATGGTTGGCGAGGTAGCCACTGCCAGCTTTGCCTCCGGGATGCAAACCGGGATTGTGGCAGTACTGCAATTTCTTGGCCTTATTTCCATAATCCTGGCGTTCATGAATCTGTTACCCATTCCGGCACTCGATGGCGGGCAGATAGTACTTGCCATCGCTGGCCGTATATCGCCAAAACCGCTGTCGCCACGGTTTATCGCTCGCTACCAGAACATCGGTGCCCTGATGGTACTGCTGCTGATTGCGTTTGCGGTAACCAGCGACATTTTATTCTTGTTTCAGGGATGA
- the rplI gene encoding 50S ribosomal protein L9: MKVILNTDVPHLGEEGDVKDVKSGYARNFLIPRKLGLPFNSASLAVIESRREAIEKRKEEKRKAAQGLKERLESAPLKISMTTGRNGKLFGSVNSATIVTELAKQGIEIERKAVEIPGSSLKTVGNFKVGVKLYGGEMAQLTVAVSSSKIVAETEEKPAAPAAEEAPAADEAEVSAEADETADAAEAAVAEDTDESEQDSDHVE; encoded by the coding sequence ATGAAAGTCATATTGAATACCGACGTACCTCACCTCGGAGAAGAGGGAGATGTAAAGGATGTAAAGAGCGGGTACGCACGGAACTTTCTCATTCCGCGCAAGCTCGGTCTGCCGTTTAACAGCGCCAGCCTTGCGGTGATAGAGAGTCGCCGCGAAGCTATCGAGAAGCGCAAGGAAGAGAAGCGCAAGGCTGCGCAGGGGCTGAAGGAGCGTCTTGAGTCAGCGCCGCTGAAAATCTCGATGACCACCGGCCGCAACGGCAAGCTTTTTGGTTCGGTGAACTCGGCTACAATTGTGACCGAGCTTGCCAAACAGGGCATAGAGATCGAGCGCAAGGCTGTAGAAATTCCGGGCAGCAGTCTCAAGACCGTCGGTAACTTCAAGGTTGGGGTCAAACTGTACGGTGGTGAGATGGCGCAGCTTACTGTGGCCGTAAGCAGCTCGAAAATTGTTGCTGAAACCGAAGAAAAGCCGGCTGCACCAGCAGCCGAAGAGGCACCAGCAGCCGATGAGGCAGAGGTTTCTGCCGAGGCTGATGAAACCGCTGACGCAGCCGAGGCTGCAGTTGCAGAGGACACCGACGAATCCGAGCAGGATTCCGACCATGTCGAGTAA
- the nifA gene encoding nif-specific transcriptional activator NifA, protein MSDASVSQSVHRNPEDLSLLFQISQILDQSIDIKQVINPVLRAVADNMSILRGTITLLDRNSGEIFTEAALGLSQSQQERGRYKLGEGITGKVVQTGQPLVIPRISEDPRFLNRTGARKHDPEQISFICVPIKIGNETIGAFSVDLQYTSETALEKQVRMLSIVSSLIAQAVKIRHAILEERNQLLEENSRLQQELKEKYQPSNLIGKSKVMQDVYEMIAQVSKSDATVLIRGESGTGKELIAQAIHYNSLRNGKPLIKVNCAALPDNIIESELFGHEKGAFTGAISTRKGRFESAQGGTIFLDEIGDLAPPIQVKLLRVLQEREFERVGGNETIRANVRVIAATNRNLEQLLEEGTFREDLYYRLNVFPIHIPPLRERRSDILLLADHFIEKYASSNMKIVRRISTPAIELLANYHWPGNVRELENVIERAVLLSVDEVLHPHHLPPSLQSAESSNTNLHSTLEEALENLEKDLILDSLKTTKGNMARAARILGITERIMGLRVKKYGIDSRQFRG, encoded by the coding sequence ATGAGCGACGCAAGTGTATCGCAGAGCGTTCACAGAAATCCAGAGGATCTGTCACTGCTCTTCCAGATCAGCCAGATTCTCGACCAGAGCATAGATATCAAGCAGGTCATCAACCCGGTACTGCGGGCGGTTGCCGACAACATGAGTATTCTCAGGGGTACGATTACACTGCTGGATCGCAACTCGGGTGAGATCTTTACCGAAGCAGCCCTGGGTCTGTCTCAGTCACAGCAGGAGCGGGGACGCTACAAGCTTGGCGAAGGGATTACCGGCAAGGTTGTGCAGACCGGTCAGCCGTTGGTGATCCCCCGAATTTCCGAGGATCCGCGATTCCTGAACAGGACCGGCGCACGCAAGCATGATCCGGAGCAGATCAGCTTTATCTGTGTGCCGATAAAAATCGGCAATGAGACCATCGGTGCCTTCAGTGTCGACCTGCAGTACACATCGGAAACCGCCCTGGAGAAGCAGGTGCGTATGCTCTCCATTGTTTCGTCACTGATTGCACAGGCGGTAAAAATCCGCCACGCCATCCTTGAGGAACGCAACCAGTTGCTGGAGGAAAACTCCCGTCTGCAGCAGGAACTCAAAGAAAAATACCAACCCTCGAACCTGATCGGCAAAAGCAAAGTAATGCAGGATGTCTACGAGATGATTGCCCAGGTATCAAAAAGTGATGCAACCGTGCTGATCCGTGGTGAAAGCGGTACCGGCAAGGAGCTGATTGCCCAGGCGATCCACTACAACAGCCTGCGTAACGGCAAGCCACTGATCAAAGTAAACTGCGCAGCCCTTCCCGACAACATCATTGAGAGTGAACTTTTTGGTCATGAGAAGGGAGCCTTTACCGGGGCTATCTCGACACGGAAAGGACGGTTCGAGTCGGCGCAAGGCGGCACCATTTTCCTGGACGAGATCGGTGATCTGGCCCCGCCGATCCAGGTAAAGCTGCTGCGCGTCCTGCAGGAGCGTGAGTTTGAACGGGTCGGCGGCAACGAAACTATCAGGGCCAATGTACGGGTTATCGCTGCCACCAACCGCAACCTGGAGCAGCTGCTGGAGGAAGGAACCTTTCGCGAGGATCTCTACTACCGGCTGAATGTATTCCCGATCCATATCCCGCCACTGCGGGAGCGACGCAGCGACATCCTGCTGCTGGCAGATCATTTCATAGAAAAATACGCCAGCAGCAACATGAAGATTGTACGGCGCATCTCTACCCCGGCTATCGAGCTGTTGGCAAACTATCACTGGCCAGGAAACGTCCGCGAGCTGGAGAATGTTATAGAGCGCGCGGTGCTACTGAGTGTGGACGAGGTCCTGCACCCGCATCACCTGCCACCCAGCCTGCAGTCGGCGGAATCAAGCAACACCAATCTGCACTCAACCCTTGAAGAAGCCCTGGAAAACCTTGAAAAGGATCTGATTCTGGACTCGCTCAAAACAACCAAGGGCAATATGGCACGGGCAGCCCGGATACTGGGAATCACCGAGCGGATCATGGGGCTGCGAGTGAAGAAATACGGCATAGATTCCCGACAATTTCGTGGGTAA
- the rpsF gene encoding 30S ribosomal protein S6 produces the protein MREYEMVCVYRPEDEQFQAGRENTKAELAKLNVTITKEDDMGQRTLAYEIDRQTQGHYYLFEFTADPAAANSIDDVLRYQNELLRHLVVRKGE, from the coding sequence ATGAGGGAATACGAAATGGTGTGCGTCTATCGCCCCGAGGACGAGCAGTTCCAGGCGGGACGTGAGAACACCAAGGCTGAGCTTGCAAAGCTCAATGTAACGATCACCAAAGAGGATGACATGGGTCAGCGAACCCTGGCCTACGAGATTGATCGACAGACACAGGGTCACTACTATCTTTTCGAGTTTACCGCAGACCCGGCAGCTGCCAACAGCATAGACGATGTTCTGCGCTATCAGAATGAGCTTCTGCGTCATCTGGTGGTGCGAAAGGGCGAGTAG
- the dnaB gene encoding replicative DNA helicase, whose protein sequence is MSSNDGDSRSANGRVPPHNLEAEIACLGAILLNPREAVDRVVQKVRPADFYRPAHTKICEAALSLFNRNEVVDLITLTEELRGRGELEMVGGPGYLAMLTDSVPSSANVDYYAEIIYQESMRRKLITMGSAISEVARDHGRKTREIIEEFEKQLFEIAENRQTQEFELAGDIVKVAIDEIERRYRSENPFTGIPSGFTDLDNMLSGFQPSEFIIIGARPSIGKTSLALSLANRMAMQEKRRVGFFTLEMSKGSIMQRIIAMEARIDASRIRKGALRPADFHGLFDAADRIFNAQMWITDVPNMPLLDVRAQARRMKKLHDVEVIFIDYLTLISPEKKDIPRHEQIAEISRSLKALARELEIPVIVLSQVSRDSEGKRPSLANIRESGSIEQDADVVIFLHRERDATADETAQPVIQTELIVAKQRNGPVGTVPIAFVPKYAKFEEWSSADY, encoded by the coding sequence ATGTCGAGTAATGACGGCGATAGCCGCAGCGCCAACGGGCGGGTCCCTCCTCATAACCTTGAGGCGGAAATAGCCTGCCTTGGCGCTATACTGTTAAATCCTCGTGAAGCAGTCGACCGGGTGGTCCAGAAGGTTCGCCCGGCCGACTTTTATCGTCCTGCCCATACCAAGATTTGCGAAGCCGCACTTTCGTTGTTCAATCGTAACGAGGTTGTTGACCTTATTACCCTGACCGAAGAGTTGCGCGGTCGCGGCGAACTCGAGATGGTTGGCGGCCCGGGTTATCTGGCCATGTTGACCGATTCGGTGCCGAGCAGTGCCAACGTTGATTATTATGCCGAGATTATCTATCAGGAAAGTATGCGGCGCAAGCTCATCACCATGGGCAGTGCCATTTCCGAAGTGGCACGCGATCACGGTCGTAAAACCAGGGAGATAATCGAAGAATTCGAGAAGCAGCTTTTTGAAATCGCCGAAAATCGTCAGACCCAGGAGTTTGAACTGGCCGGCGATATTGTCAAGGTGGCTATCGACGAGATTGAGCGGCGTTATCGTTCAGAGAATCCGTTTACCGGTATCCCGTCCGGCTTTACGGATCTGGACAACATGCTGAGCGGCTTCCAGCCGTCGGAGTTCATCATTATCGGCGCGCGCCCTTCGATCGGGAAAACCTCGCTGGCACTGAGTCTGGCTAACCGCATGGCAATGCAGGAAAAACGACGTGTCGGCTTCTTTACCCTTGAGATGTCCAAGGGTTCGATCATGCAGCGGATTATCGCTATGGAGGCGCGGATCGATGCCTCCCGAATCCGTAAGGGTGCGCTGCGTCCTGCAGATTTCCATGGTCTCTTCGATGCAGCCGATCGCATCTTTAATGCGCAGATGTGGATTACCGATGTGCCGAATATGCCGCTGCTTGATGTTCGTGCACAGGCTCGACGCATGAAGAAGTTGCATGATGTCGAGGTGATCTTTATTGACTATCTGACCCTGATCAGCCCGGAGAAAAAGGATATTCCGCGACATGAACAGATTGCCGAGATATCGCGTTCCCTCAAGGCCCTGGCCCGGGAGCTGGAGATCCCCGTGATTGTGCTCAGTCAGGTCAGTCGTGACAGCGAGGGAAAGCGCCCCTCTCTTGCCAATATCCGCGAGTCCGGTTCTATCGAACAGGATGCTGATGTGGTAATTTTCCTGCATCGTGAGCGTGATGCTACGGCAGATGAAACCGCTCAGCCGGTTATTCAGACCGAACTTATTGTCGCCAAGCAGCGAAATGGCCCGGTCGGTACGGTACCCATTGCATTTGTTCCGAAATATGCTAAATTTGAAGAGTGGTCGAGTGCTGACTATTAA
- a CDS encoding late competence development ComFB family protein has protein sequence MGLKELLQLEDLVNESERFVLEELEQQLETAADACRTTECVLDMAAYALNKVPPRYRVNLLGRLFSSVPDADYQTAVQQAVSEAIRIVSKNPPRS, from the coding sequence ATGGGATTGAAGGAATTATTGCAGCTTGAGGATCTGGTAAACGAGTCAGAACGTTTTGTGCTGGAAGAGCTTGAGCAACAGCTTGAGACTGCGGCGGATGCCTGCCGTACTACTGAGTGTGTGCTTGATATGGCAGCGTATGCCTTGAACAAGGTGCCGCCGCGCTACCGCGTCAATCTGCTTGGCAGGCTGTTCAGTTCGGTACCCGATGCCGACTATCAGACTGCGGTTCAGCAAGCCGTCAGCGAAGCAATTCGCATTGTCAGCAAGAACCCGCCCCGGTCATGA
- a CDS encoding WD40 repeat domain-containing protein, translated as MNIFRRWFTRLCFFLGLLTVPMFSWGADIVLNAHHTEAITSVFHHEQASVYVSTSRDGTIRTWVPGSFKTRHAYQLTNGSIEQAIPHPTRPDIAVLIRRQDGSYELNSINVNDGSRNFAIQLDDTPIHIAYSPQGSFLAYSMPRWDSLSLHNAATGRRLNLLQSVGGIMSFFTFSRSEANIMTYQASTGEITYFDVNSGRQLSRSGSTANLSHVGMMGTRFMVGARAGQLLVIDVVNGRTVSSTPVTAPIQLLLTDADSATIGAVTMRGSSTILQEWAFSGSSLIPTRYTPAGLPSVIRRAQYHGQALITASADHTLHWHHRQEAVHRDFSASTLQPVTGIARSDGRLHLSTSQGIVTIESDIFERSLARSVGISRLDSTTSAPPRTGDNGLVQLGSDRILVYPATTSRNLSFFTWSPEDDIYHETAIRITDPVTATFTDQETLLLVTNQGSVLGIDPAELTQRFEFQNIDVQTALMLNDKLITGKSRTSGFETPLLSIDPATMETVPVDNPAVMVFAMAQDPQRNLLYTLSLQQSQGESETVLRVHPGNNIEQSRIIARHEGEDMAAGLFFDPGRRRVYTTLGSERLMYWNGTRMIQMQPNRQMPRTVQAHEDLVWAVNRNGSVSFWQAVNGVYLGSLAVLDNNNWVFISSEGGFLSSVDFNVDRGLSLPASPRAPGEMIERYRVPVPF; from the coding sequence ATGAATATTTTCCGCCGCTGGTTTACTCGCCTGTGCTTTTTTCTGGGTCTGCTTACCGTACCAATGTTCAGCTGGGGTGCAGATATCGTACTGAACGCGCATCACACCGAGGCAATCACCTCGGTATTCCATCACGAACAGGCATCGGTGTATGTTTCGACATCGCGGGACGGCACCATTCGCACCTGGGTTCCCGGCTCTTTCAAGACCCGTCACGCCTATCAGTTGACCAACGGTTCAATCGAGCAGGCAATCCCCCACCCGACCAGGCCTGATATTGCGGTACTCATCCGCCGCCAGGACGGAAGCTATGAACTGAACAGTATCAACGTCAACGATGGAAGCCGCAATTTTGCGATTCAGCTTGATGATACCCCGATACATATAGCCTACTCGCCACAGGGCAGTTTTCTTGCCTATTCAATGCCCCGCTGGGACAGCCTGTCCCTGCACAACGCTGCTACCGGCCGGCGGTTGAATCTGCTGCAGTCCGTCGGCGGAATTATGAGCTTCTTTACCTTTTCGCGTTCAGAAGCGAATATTATGACCTATCAGGCATCCACCGGTGAGATTACCTATTTTGATGTCAACAGTGGTCGTCAGCTCAGCCGTTCCGGCAGCACCGCTAACCTCAGCCATGTCGGTATGATGGGCACACGCTTTATGGTTGGCGCCCGGGCCGGCCAGCTCCTGGTCATCGATGTCGTGAATGGCCGTACAGTCAGCAGTACGCCGGTCACTGCCCCGATTCAGCTGTTGCTGACAGATGCTGACTCTGCAACCATCGGTGCCGTAACCATGCGAGGCAGCAGTACGATACTGCAGGAATGGGCCTTTAGCGGATCAAGCCTTATTCCGACTCGCTACACACCTGCCGGACTCCCGTCCGTCATCCGGCGTGCACAGTACCATGGCCAGGCACTGATTACCGCCTCCGCAGATCACACCCTCCACTGGCATCATCGCCAGGAGGCGGTACACCGGGATTTCAGCGCATCAACCCTGCAACCGGTCACCGGGATTGCCCGCAGCGACGGGAGACTGCATCTGTCTACAAGCCAGGGAATCGTAACCATTGAATCCGACATTTTCGAGCGCAGCCTGGCGCGCAGCGTCGGAATATCCCGGCTTGACAGCACCACCAGTGCCCCGCCTCGCACTGGTGACAACGGCCTGGTTCAGCTGGGCAGTGACCGGATCCTGGTCTATCCAGCCACAACGTCCCGGAACCTGTCGTTTTTCACGTGGTCTCCGGAAGATGATATCTACCACGAGACGGCGATCAGGATTACTGATCCGGTAACCGCTACCTTTACCGATCAGGAAACCCTGCTGCTGGTTACCAATCAGGGCAGCGTACTGGGTATTGACCCTGCAGAGCTCACGCAACGGTTTGAATTCCAGAACATTGACGTCCAGACGGCCCTGATGCTGAACGACAAGCTGATTACCGGCAAAAGTCGAACCTCCGGATTCGAGACCCCCCTGCTCTCGATTGACCCGGCAACCATGGAGACCGTTCCGGTCGACAACCCCGCTGTCATGGTGTTTGCAATGGCGCAGGATCCGCAGCGCAACCTGCTGTACACTTTGAGCCTGCAGCAATCACAAGGTGAATCCGAAACAGTGTTGCGGGTGCATCCCGGCAACAATATCGAACAGTCCAGAATTATTGCACGCCACGAGGGCGAAGACATGGCTGCCGGACTCTTTTTTGACCCGGGGCGTCGTCGGGTATACACTACCCTTGGCAGCGAGCGACTGATGTACTGGAACGGCACGCGCATGATTCAGATGCAGCCGAACCGACAGATGCCGAGGACGGTACAGGCACATGAGGATCTTGTCTGGGCGGTAAACCGCAATGGGAGCGTGAGTTTCTGGCAGGCAGTGAACGGGGTGTATCTTGGCAGTCTGGCGGTACTGGATAACAACAACTGGGTGTTCATTTCTTCCGAGGGCGGATTTCTGTCTTCCGTGGATTTCAATGTAGATCGCGGCTTGAGCCTGCCGGCATCACCGCGTGCACCGGGAGAGATGATCGAGCGCTACCGGGTCCCGGTTCCATTCTGA
- the ssb gene encoding single-stranded DNA-binding protein: MADINTVVLVGRLVRDAELRVTGGGLAICKFSLAINRRRKQGDSWVDEANFFDVVLMGRQGEAIQQYLIKGKQVGIQGELRQNRWQDDAGNNRSKVEIFATNVQLLGGGGSGGGSRGGSGYDNGNSGGSAGGYSDYAGPSGGSSGFDDDVPF, encoded by the coding sequence ATGGCCGATATAAACACGGTCGTACTGGTAGGGCGTCTGGTTCGTGATGCCGAACTCAGGGTTACTGGCGGCGGGCTTGCTATCTGCAAGTTTTCTCTGGCCATAAATCGTCGTCGTAAACAGGGCGACTCCTGGGTTGATGAGGCAAATTTCTTCGATGTCGTGCTTATGGGCCGACAGGGAGAGGCAATCCAGCAATATCTTATCAAAGGCAAGCAGGTAGGGATTCAGGGCGAACTTCGGCAGAATCGCTGGCAGGATGATGCCGGCAACAACCGGAGCAAGGTCGAAATTTTTGCCACCAATGTGCAGCTGCTGGGAGGCGGCGGCAGTGGTGGTGGGTCCCGCGGCGGGTCAGGCTATGACAACGGCAATTCCGGTGGCAGTGCCGGCGGCTACTCTGACTATGCAGGGCCATCTGGCGGCAGCTCAGGGTTTGACGACGATGTCCCGTTCTGA
- the rpsR gene encoding 30S ribosomal protein S18: MSDRYNSNDDQKDRDSGYRDDRGPRGGGGRGGKFFRRKVDKIKAQNLKIDYKHPEILKRFVTDKGKILPRRITGTSAKNQRMLVREIKRARQLALLPMG, encoded by the coding sequence ATGAGCGACAGATATAATTCGAATGATGACCAGAAAGACCGCGACAGTGGCTACCGCGACGATCGCGGCCCGCGTGGCGGCGGAGGCCGAGGCGGCAAGTTTTTCCGCCGCAAGGTCGACAAGATCAAGGCCCAGAATCTCAAGATTGATTACAAGCATCCAGAGATTCTCAAGCGGTTCGTAACCGACAAGGGCAAGATTCTGCCGCGTCGGATCACCGGAACCTCGGCAAAAAACCAGCGAATGCTGGTGCGGGAAATCAAGCGGGCACGACAGCTTGCGCTGCTGCCGATGGGCTGA